In Primulina eburnea isolate SZY01 chromosome 3, ASM2296580v1, whole genome shotgun sequence, one DNA window encodes the following:
- the LOC140825738 gene encoding thaumatin-like protein 1b, whose product MGRFCLQLLILVLSNSIVSGVYSAATFTFVNKCEYTVWPGILSNAGIAPLETTGFSLQTGETRIIRGPPSWGGRFWGRTQCNFDSTGKFSCVTGDCGSGKVECAGGGAAPPATLAEFTLDGDAGKDFYDVSLVDGYNVPMLLVPQGGSGENCTKTGCIRDLNSACPASLQVMISGGERVACKSACEAFGNDEYCCVGTYGTPQSCQPTQYSQLFKSACPQAYSYAYDDSTSTFTCTGADYIVMFCPSPNTSQKSSSGGGQNESEQPIDSAMVYQGALDVSGGAPPPTYGGAVVIAAALWLLRYQL is encoded by the exons GATCCTAGTTCTCTCAAATTCCATTGTGTCAG GAGTATATTCAGCTGCCACGTTCACATTCGTTAACAAGTGTGAATACACAGTCTGGCCAGGCATTCTATCGAACGCTGGTATCGCACCTCTGGAAACAACAGGCTTCTCTCTGCAAACCGGCGAAACGAGGATCATCAGGGGGCCGCCGTCTTGGGGTGGGCGTTTCTGGGGCAGGACTCAGTGCAATTTCGACTCCACCGGGAAATTCTCTTGCGTTACAGGGGATTGTGGCTCCGGAAAAGTGGAATGCGCAGGGGGTGGCGCCGCGCCGCCTGCAACTCTGGCGGAATTCACCCTTGACGGCGACGCAGGGAAGGATTTCTACGACGTAAGCCTCGTCGACGGGTACAACGTCCCGATGCTGTTGGTACCACAGGGCGGTTCGGGGGAAAACTGCACGAAGACGGGATGCATAAGGGATCTGAACAGTGCGTGCCCGGCATCCCTCCAGGTAATGATCTCCGGCGGGGAACGCGTGGCGTGCAAGAGCGCTTGCGAGGCCTTCGGGAACGACGAGTACTGCTGCGTGGGCACGTACGGCACACCTCAATCCTGCCAGCCGACTCAGTATTCCCAGCTGTTCAAAAGCGCGTGCCCACAAGCGTACAGCTACGCTTACGATGATTCCACCAGCACCTTCACATGTACCGGTGCCGACTACATCGTCATGTTTTGCCCTTCACCCAACACCAG TCAAAAATCGTCATCGGGGGGAGGTCAGAATGAATCAGAACAGCCCATCGACAGCGCCATGGTGTACCAGGGCGCATTGGACGTCAGCGGCGGTGCTCCACCGCCCACGTATGGCGGCGCCGTCGTCATCGCTGCGGCGTTATGGCTGTTGCGTTATCAGTTATAA
- the LOC140825737 gene encoding E3 ubiquitin-protein ligase CIP8-like, producing MAEALPDPDQSPIPNQLPSGSNSILPQYWCYQCNKRVSVETLSDLPDVVCYDCKNGFVESISISVSPISDDPTSGNPLVQVLRLIAQTALEDNAPPPPQSEPLEEDYLRIELDGWDNDDDEDDYDEQSVEVIHEDEVENRDHYPENRSNDEENDLDEPRGEDQEDEMLRRRRELLGLRLRDFATRATNRRNRILDWAEILMGLEDHPFDLRLHVPESETYVGNPGDYVDAAGYEALLLNLADSDTGGRRGAPPAAKWVIERLESILIQKEQEKVMCSICKDYVNAGENAQKLPCGHLYHGECIITWLGSRNSCPVCRFELPTDDTEYEEERKRRIVAAGLRPVPSSSSGSGGSRPDAAFD from the coding sequence ATGGCCGAAGCCCTACCGGACCCGGACCAATCTCCGATCCCGAACCAGCTTCCGTCAGGGTCGAATTCTATCCTGCCGCAATACTGGTGCTATCAATGCAACAAGCGCGTGTCCGTTGAAACCCTTTCAGATCTCCCCGATGTCGTCTGCTACGATTGCAAGAACGGCTTCGTGGAATCCATTTCCATTTCCGTTTCCCCTATTTCCGATGACCCCACTTCGGGGAACCCGTTAGTTCAGGTCCTACGCCTCATCGCACAAACCGCGCTTGAGGACAACGCTCCACCTCCCCCGCAATCGGAGCCATTGGAGGAAGACTATCTTCGCATCGAGCTCGATGGATGGGATAACGATGATGATGAAGACGACTATGATGAGCAATCAGTTGAAGTCATTCACGAGGACGAGGTGGAGAATCGGGATCACTACCCTGAAAATAGATCGAATGATGAGGAAAACGACTTGGATGAGCCGCGTGGCGAAGATCAAGAAGATGAAATGCTTAGAAGACGGCGAGAGTTACTTGGGCTGCGGCTTAGGGATTTTGCCACGCGAGCCACCAACCGGCGCAATAGAATTCTCGATTGGGCGGAGATTTTAATGGGACTCGAGGACCATCCATTTGATTTGAGATTACATGTTCCTGAATCCGAAACGTATGTAGGAAATCCTGGGGATTACGTGGATGCTGCTGGGTATGAAGCCTTGCTGCTGAATCTAGCGGACAGTGATACCGGAGGGAGGCGTGGGGCACCGCCAGCTGCAAAATGGGTGATCGAAAGATTAGAGAGTATATTGATTCAGAAGGAACAGGAAAAAGTTATGTGTTCTATATGTAAAGATTATGTGAATGCCGGTGAAAATGCTCAGAAATTGCCGTGTGGACATTTGTATCACGGTGAGTGTATTATAACATGGTTGGGGTCGCGGAACTCGTGTCCTGTTTGTAGGTTTGAGTTGCCTACGGATGATACCGAGTATGAAGAGGAGAGGAAAAGGAGAATAGTGGCGGCTGGCCTAAGGCCTGTTCCATCAAGTTCTTCTGGCAGCGGTGGGAGTAGGCCTGATGCTGCCTTCGATTAA
- the LOC140828097 gene encoding uncharacterized protein: MTISDVVVGNLTTLYLVVIAAMKAYGLATGRSFTSACVLVLSTLVVAVILIATLTYDVSRKAADALMTRDHGHEMCRGGICWHGVAVKSPASQVRFRLPPQHVQ; this comes from the coding sequence ATGACGATTTCCGACGTAGTCGTGGGAAACCTGACGACGCTTTACCTGGTGGTGATAGCAGCGATGAAGGCGTATGGCCTGGCGACGGGGCGGAGCTTCACCAGCGCCTGCGTGCTCGTCCTCTCCACGCTGGTCGTGGCCGTGATCCTGATCGCCACGCTCACGTACGACGTGTCGCGCAAGGCAGCTGATGCTCTGATGACTCGAGATCACGGGCACGAGATGTGCCGCGGCGGAATCTGCTGGCACGGAGTTGCCGTCAAATCGCCGGCGTCTCAGGTGCGGTTCCGCCTCCCTCCGCAACACGTGCAATGA